The Burkholderia sp. PAMC 26561 genome includes the window AGCAACGTGCCAAGCGACAGATAATCGCCGTAGCTCATGGACTGCGCGAAGTCGAGCTGGGCGTCGTGCCAGCCTTCTGTCTTTTCAACAGAGGCGCCATGGCCCATCGGGCACGCGCCGGCATCATTGTTTTCGTTTATCTGGGTCATCGCGCGTTCTCCTCGGGCTCAGGTCACCGCGCCGCGTTCCGCATATTCGGGTGCGCGCCAGGCCTCGGTTTCCAGCACATCGCGCAAGGTCTCCACGGCGTCCCACACATCGACGTATTGCGTATAAAGCGGCGTAAAGCCAAAACGCAAGATGCGCGGCTCGCGATAATCGCCGATTACATTCCGCGCGATCAACGCCTGCATGACTTCATAACCGTGCGGATGTTCGAAGCTCGCCTGCGATCCGCGCTCGGCATGCGTGCGCGGCGTCACGAGCTGCAACGGAAACTTGCTGCACCGCGTCTCGACGAGATCGATAAACAGATCGCTTAGCGCGAGCGACTTGCGGCGCAGCGCGGCCATGCTGGTTTGCGCGAAGACGTCGAGGCCGCATTCAACGAGTCCCATTGAAATGATGGGTTGCGTGCCGCACAGGAAGCGGCCGATGCCATTATCCGGCCGGTATTCGGGAACCATATCGAACGGTTTCCTGTGGCCCCACCATCCGGAAAGCGGCTGTGAGAACGCATCCTGGAGACGCTTTGGCACCCAGATGAAGCCGGGCGATCCGGGTCCGCCGTTCAGGTATTTATAGGTGCAGCCGACTGCATAATCCGCGTTCGCACCGTTCAGGTCGACCGGAACGGCGCCTGCCGAATGCGCGAGATCCCAGACGGCGAGCGCGCCTTTGTCTTGAATGATGCGCGTGAGCGCGGCCATGTCGTGCATGGCGCCGGTGCGATAGTTCACGTGCGTGATCATTGCGAGGGCCGTGTTTTCGTCGATGGCGCCGGGTATTTCCGACGCATGATCGACCAGTCGCAATTCGTAACCGCGATCCAGCTGTTCGATCAAACCCTGCGCAATGTAGAGATCCGTAGGGAAATTCGAGCGTTCCGAAACGATCACGCGACGCATGGGATCGCGCTCGTTTGCCACGCGCAAAGCAGCCGAGAGCACCTTGAAGAGATTGCTGGAAATGGTGTCGGTCACGACCACTTCGTCTTGCGCAGCGCCGATCAGCGGCGCAAGTTGGTTGCCAAGTCGCTTGGGTAAAGCGAACCATCCTGCCGTATTCCACGAGCGGATCAGGCCGTTACCCCATTCATTCGCGATGATTTCCGCTGCGCGTGAAGCGGCGGCCTTAGGCGGCACGCCGAGCGAATTGCCGTCCAGGTAGATCACGCCGTCATGCAGCGCGAATTGTTCGCGCAAGGCGGCTAGCGGGTCGTTATGGTCCAGTGCTGCGGCGTCGTCTCGGTGGTTCATTGAAGTGCTCATTGAATCTGTTGAAAGTGGGGTCAAGCTTAGCCGAGAAACGCCTTTGAATGATTGCAAAAGGAGCGCGGCCTTAGCGTGGCCCCGCAACAATGTTCGATTTAATTGGTTGCTAAAGGAGAGTTATTCAACGCGGTCCGTTATGTGCGGAATTTGCCTGTGGCTAGCAAGTCGCGCTTCGAGTCCGCTAAGCTGGTGGTTATAGCTCCAGATCGCTTTGGGCTTGCAGCCCTTACCCGACACTCATTCGCACATATGACCCATTCCGCCCTTGCCGCAACCTTGATGGCCCGCGTCGACAGCCAGTTCGACCTGGAAGTCGCGTTCCTTTCCGCGCTCGTGCAAAAACCATCGGACAATCCGCCGGGCGACTGCGCGGACCACGCCGAGATGGCCGCGAAATGGCTCGAGCAGATGGGCTTCAAGGTTGAGCGCCACGCAGTTCCCGCAAACGACGTCCACCGCAACGGCATGATCAGCGCAACGAACCTCGTGATTCGTCATCGCTTCGGCGCGGGACCTGTGATTGCGCTGAACGCGCATGGTGATGTCGTCCCGCCGGGCGATGGCTGGACCGCCGAGCCTTATGGAGCCGAGATCCGCGATGGCTTCATGTACGGGCGTGGTGCGGCGGTATCGAAGTCGGATTTTGCGACTTATGCGTTCGCGCTGAAAGCGTTGATCGACAGCGGCGCGGCGCTGGCAGGCACCATCGAGCTGCATCTGACTTACGATGAGGAAACCGGCGGCCTGATAGGACCCGGATGGCTTCTGAAGCAGGGCATAGTCAAGCCGGATTACGCGATTTGCGCCGGCTTTTCATACGCGATCACGACCGCGCACAATGGGGCAATCCACCTCGAAGTCACCGTGCGCGGCAAGTCGGCGCACGCCGCACGTCCTGATACGGGGCATGACGCGCTGGAAGCCGCGACGGCGGTGCTCAATGCGCTCTATGCACATCGCGCGCAATTGCGTGATATCCGCTCGAATACGCCGGGCATCGAACATCCGACGCTGGTGGTCGGCCTGATCAAGGGCGGCATCAACACGAACGTAGTGCCCGACAAAGTCACACTTCGGCTTGATCGCCGCGTAGTTCCCGAAGAAAACACGCAAGACGTGCTGCGCGAGCTCAAGTCAGTGATCCTGGCCTCGGCGAAAGATTTGCCGGGGATCGACGTGGATATCGAGGAAGTGCTCGTCACTTCTCCGCTGCGTTCACTCGATGGCGCCGAGCACCTGTCGCAAGCTCTGCAACGCGCGGCCCGCGTTACATTGCAGCGCGACATTCCAACCGAAGGCGTTCCCCTTTACACCGATGCCCGCCTGTATTGCGAGGCAGGCGTGCCGACCGTTATTTACGGCGCGGGGCCGCGCACGCTTCTCGAGGCAAATGGACATCGCGCGGATGAACGGGTGGCGCTCGACGACTTGAAGATTGCGACCAAAACCATTGCAATCGCGCTCGGCGATCTGCTCTACCCGGGCCAAGAGTCGCTTTCATCCAATTGACCCTTCTCTGACCTCTTGATTACATCTTTGTCATCAAGCATTTATCGTCTGCCGGTCGCGCTAACATGATGCGAAAGGTGCTTTGCGCGCGGCTTGCGCCGTTCGCAAAGCGCCCCAAACCCGGAGGCTCACCATGAATGTCCCAAAGCAAAAAACCTTGGCCACCCTGCGCTCGCGCGGTGCTGGCTTGCTAAGCGCAATCAGCCTGGGCGCGACCGTCCTGTTCCTTTCAATGCACGTTGCACATTCTTCTGAAGCAGCGGTCGTGTTGGCGCCTCCCGCAGTCGATGAACCCGTGGGCGCCACGCATCAGGAAACCGCTGTCCTGGCTGGCGGCTGCTTTTGGGGCGTGCAGGGCGTGTTCCAGCACGTCAATGGTGTGACGAAAGTAGTTTCCGGGTACGCGGGCGGTCAGGCAAGTACTGCGCAGTATGAGACCGTAAGCGGCGGCCAGACCGGTCATGCTGAGTCGGTGCAGATCACTTACGATCCAACCAAAGTCACATACGGCCAGTTGCTGCAGATCTATTTTTCGGTTGCGCACGATCCGACCGAACTCAACCGGCAAGGCCCGGATAGCGGCACGCAATATCGTTCGGCGATCTTTCCGGCGAACGACATGCAAAAGCAGGTGGCGCAAACCTATATTGCGCAGTTGAACAAAGCGCATGCGTTTCCAGCGCCGATCGTGACGCGAACGGACGGGCTCAAGGGCTTTTATCCGGCCGAGTCTTACCATCAGAATTACCTGACGCTGCACCCGGATGCGCCTTACATTGCGATCAACGATCTGCCCAAGGTCGAAAATCTCAAGCGTTTGTATCCGACGTATTATCGGGACCAGCCGGTGTTGTTGAAGGTGGCATCCGAATAAGAAAAATGGCGGCGGATAGTTCATCCGCCGCCATTCTTTACTGCGCAGCTTGCGTCGATTTTCTCAGCTTCGCAACATCAGCCGGTGCAACGGCAGGCGCGCCGTTGTTCCAGCCCGCGCGAATGAAAGTCAGCACATCGGCGATTTGCTGATCGCTGAGGACCGGTGCGTACCTGGGCATCGGGTACGCGGCCGGAATGCCCTGGATCACGAGATCCTGCGTGCCGTTCAGCGTGACGTTGATCAACGACGAAGCATCCTTCTCCATCAGGTTCGGATTACCCGCAAGCGGTGCGAGCAGCGGGGCGAACGCCTTGCCGTCCACGCCATGACAATGCATGCAGTAGGCGGTGTAGACCTTCGCGCCGGCATCGTTGGCGGGATGCGCGAGGAGCGCCGTGGTCGCCTTCGCATCGTATGCGTAAGCGGTCGCGTTGGTGCCACCCGCTGGCGGCAACGACTTCAGGTAGGTGGACATGGCGGCCAGATCCTGATCGTTCATGCCTTGCGTGCTGTGGTTGATCACGTCGGTCATGGACCCGAACGCCGTTGCATGCGCGTTCGCTCCGGTCTTCAGGAACTGGGTCAGGTCCGCATCCGACCAGCGCCCCAGACCGACGTTATGCTCGCCAGTCAGGTTCGATGCAAACCAGCCGTCCAGCACGCCGCCCGTAAGCCATGCGCCACCGCTTTCATCGAGCGCCTTCTCCTGGAACGCAATACCGCGAGGCGTATGGCATGAGCCGCAATGCCCGAGTCCCTGGATCAGGTACGCACCGCGATTCCACGCAACGTCTTTCCCGTCCTTGTCGCGATAAACGCCTTTATCGAGGAACACCATGTTCCAGAATTTGAGCGGCCAGCGCATGTTGAGCGGGAACGGAATATCCGGCGCACGATTTGCCTGGTTGACCGGCGCCACGCCCTTCATGAAGTAGGCGTAGAGCGCCTTGACGTCGTCATCGCGAACCTTGGTGTAGGACGGATAGGGCATCGCCGGATAAAGATTGTGTCCGTCCTTCGATACCCCCTGACGCACCGCCTTGTCGAAATCCTCCTCGGTCCAGTTGCCTATGCCCGTCTGCGGGTCCGGTGTGATGTTGGTCGTGTAGATCTTCCCCATGGGCGTGGTCATGGGCAGGCCGCCGGCGAACGGTTTGCCCTTGGGCGCGGAATGGCAAGCCACGCAATCGCCGGCTTTCGCGAGATACGCACCACGGGCGACAAGCGGGTCGTCTGTCGGCGCAGCAGCATGCGCAAGCATGGGCAAGCTGAAGGTGAGGGCGATCGCAGAAACGAGTTGTTTGATCATCATGTGTGCCCTCACGCGCTCAGCAGTTGACGGCCCACGGGCAACTGCCGCAGACGTTTGCCGGTAGCGGCGTAGATCGCGTTGGTCAGCGCGGGGGCGAGTGCTGCCGTCCCCGGTTCGCCGATCCCTCCGGGCGCTTCGCTGCTCTTGACTATGTGTACCTCGATGGGGGGTGTCTGGTCGATCCGCAACATGCGGTAGTCGGTGAAGTTGGCTTGCTCGACACGGCCGTCCTTGATCGTGATCTCGCTATAAAGCGCCGCCGTGATGCCGAAGATGATGCCGCCCTGGATCTGCGCTTCCACCGTATTCGGATTCACGACCATGCCACAATCGACCGCGCATACCACGCGATTGACGGCCACTTCGCCGTCGCCGTCCACGGTTACGTCGACCACCATGCCGAAGAAGCTGCCGAACGCGTGCATGACCGATACACCCCGGCCCTGACCCTTCGGCGACGCGGTGCCCCAGCCGGCTTTCTGCGCGGCGACATCGAGCACGTTCTGCGCGCGCGGTGTCTTGCCGAGCAGGTCATGCCGATACTTTACCGGGTCGACCTTGGCCTGAGCCGCGAGTTCGTCCATGAAACTTTCGACTACGAAGGTACCGCGCGTCGGACCTACGCCGCGCCAGAACGCGGTGGGAATGTCCATGGGTTCCTGGCGCACGTAGTCGATGAACTGATTCGGCAAGTCGTAGGGCAGGTCGGCGGAGACTTCCACTGCGTCCGGGTCGAGCCCGTTCTTGAAGGCGGGCGGTGCGAACCGCGCCATGACCGACGAGCCCACGATCCTGTGTTGCCAGGCGATGGGTTTTCCGTTTGCATCGAGGCCGGCCGAGATCACGTCGTAGTAATACGGGCGATACATGTCGTGCTGGACGTCCTCCTCGCGCGTGTACGTGACCTTCACGGGCGTGCCGACCTGCTTGCCGATCTTCAACGCCTGCTCGATGAAGTCTGTTTCCAGCCGCCGGCCAAAACCGCCGCCGAGCAGATGGTTATGCACGGTGATCTTGTCGGCGGAAAGGCCGGTGATTTTCATGGCGGTATCGACGGCGCGGGTGGGGACTTGCGTGCCGACCCAGATATCGCAGCCATCGGCACGCACGGACACCGTGCAATTCACCGGCTCCATGGTCGCGTGGGCAAGGAAAGGCTGCTGGTACACGGCGTCGACGCGGGTTTTGGCGTCGCTGAAACCCTTCTTGGTATCGCCGTCCTTGCGAGCGACGGCGCCGTCTTTCTTCGATGCATCCGCGAGTTGCTGAACGACCTTCGCTGTCGAAAAGTCTGCACCGCGGCCTTCGTTCCATTTCAGATCGAGCGCAGCGGCGCCGCGTTTTGCGGCCCACGTATGGTCGCCGATGACGGCCACGCCGTTGTCGAACCGGATCACCTGACGCACGCCGGGAATCTTTTTCGCGTTGGTATCGTCAACTGAAACCAGCGTGCCGCCGAACACCGGGCTGTTCACGATTGCGGCATACACCATGCCGGGCAAGCGGACATCGAGACCGAACACCGCCGTGCCGTCAACCTTCTCCGGCGAATCCAGGCGCTTTTGCGCGGTGCCGATTATTTTGAAATCCTTAGGATCCTTGAGAGTGACGTTTTGCGGTGGCGGAAGTTTCGATGCGGCATCCACCAGTTGACCGTAGCCAATGCGCCGGCTGGTTGCCGCATGCACCACTTCGCCACGTTCCGCATGACAGGTTGCCGGTTCGACCTGCCATTGTTGCGCCGCGGCGGAGATCAGCAGCACGCGTGCGGTCGCGCCGGCTTGGCGCATGGGCTTCCACGCGTAGCGAATGGACGTCGAGCCGCCGGTCAGTTGACCACCGAGCAACGGATCCGTGAAAAGCTTTTCGTTGGGCGGCGCGTGATCGATCACCACGCTGTCAAGCGGCACTTCGAGTTCTTCCGCGATCAACATGGGGATCGACGTGTAGATGCCCTGGCCCATCTCGACCTTGGGAATCACCAGCGTCACTTTGCCGGTTGCATCGATCTGGATGAATGCGTTCGGTTCGAACACACCGCTTTGCGGCGCCTCGTTGGCATCGCCGCCAATCACCGACTTACCCTTGGGCGCTTCGCCCTGGCTTGCGGCCGGCAGGCTGAAACCGAGCATCAGGCCACCGCCCATTGCCGCGCCAACCGACACGCCGAGTTTTAAAAACATACGCCGGTTCACGCCGGCAGGCGCGCGGCGATTTTGTGCTTCCAGCAGTCCTCGCGACATGTCACGCTCCCTTGGCAGCGTGCTTGACGGCGGCGCGAATGCGGTTATAGGTTCCACAGCGGCAGATGTTGCCGGCCATGGCGGCGTCTATTTCGGCATCGGACGGATCGGGGTTCGAGGCAATCAGCGAGGCTGCCGACATGACCTGACCCGACTGGCAGTAACCGCACTGCACGACATCCAGCGCAACCCATGCGTCCTGCACTTTCTTGCCGGCGGGCGTGGCGCTGACCGCTTCAATGGTCGTGACCTTGCGGTTTCCCACGGCCGCAATCGGCAGCACGCACGAGCGCACGGCCACGCCGTCGAGATGGACCGTGCATGCGCCGCATTGCGCGATGCCGCAGCCGAATTTTGTACCTGTGAGACCCACGAGATCGCGAAGCACCCAGAGCAAGGGCATGTCGGGTGGGGCATCGACCGTATGAGAGTCGCCGTTTATGGAAAGGGTGGTCATCTACAACTCCAGTTGTCGTGGGAATTTTTTTTGGGTCCGTCTTCACCGCAACTTCTTATACAAGATTACGACGAATCTCGCCAAATTCACATCAAGTCCATAAATGGCGCCTGTCACTTGGCAAAAATATTCTGGAATAAACCTTTCGCCAATGGGTTAGCGCTGGCATTACCGTCCTTTCAAGCCTTCGAACGAGGTGCACATCATGTCTTCCAATTGCCTTACTGACTTGCGCGCTCGCTGCGTTGCGTTGGCGGCGGTTCCTGTTGTTGCTGCGATGGCCCTGGGACTGGGAGTCCTGCCCGCGCATGCCGCTGATACGTCACAGACAAGCGCCGAAGCGCCATTTCTCGCCGAGAACGACAAAGCAATGACACGCATGATGGAAGCCATGACGATCAAGCCGAGCGGCGACGTCGATCACGATTTCGTGGGCATGATGCTGCCGCATCACCAGGGCGCCATCGACATGGCGCAGGCGGAATTGCGCTATGGGCACAACGAGCAGCTACGACGCATCGCGCAGGAAATCGTCGTTGAGCAGCAGCAGGAAATCATCGCAATGCGCCTTGCATTGGGCCAGCCATTGCCGCCTTCGGCGCCTGCGCCGGATCAAGGGCAAGCACCGGCTTCAACCGTTTCACCCACAACAATGACCATGCCCATGCCGTCGTCCATGCGCATGCCGTCGTCCATGCGCATGCAACAGGAGTCGAAATGAAAAAATCCCATGTGTTCTGCGCGGTATTGAGCGCTGTTTCATCGCTTGCGTTTGCAGGCCAGGCGCCCGGACTTGCGTCCGCGCCCGACATGGCGATCAGCCATCACGATCGCGTTTATGCCGCCGAGCAATTCTCCAATACCGTCTCGGTCACCGATCCCGTCGACAACAAACTGGTCGGCGTGATCCGTCTGGGCGATCCGTCGCCGGGCAATTTCAGCCCCTTGTACAAAGGGCAGGTGCTTGTGCACGGCATGGGCTTTTCGCCCGATCACAAGACGATCGCGGTGGTGTCTATCGGCTCGAATTCGGTTTCGTTCATCGATACCCAGACGAACGCGGTCAAGCACGTGACCTATGTCGGCCGAGCGCCGCATGAAGCGTTCTTTACGCCGGATGGCAACGAAGTCTGGGTGACAGTGCGCGGCGAAAACTATGTGTCCGTCCTGGATGGACATACCTACGAGGAGAAGACCCGCATCATTACGCCGGCGGGTCCGGGCATGCAGATCTTCTCGCCCGATGGCAAATACGGTTATGTTTGTTCATCGTTCAATCCGGAAGTCGATGTCGTCTCCGTGGCGAATCACAAGATTGTCGGCAAGGTCACGCAGGTGAGCCCGTTCTGCCCGAACATCGCGGCGACGCCCGATGGCAAGCAAGTCTGGTTCACGTTGAAAGATACCGGCAAGACGCAGGTGTTCGATGCCCGCCCGCCGTTCGCCACGCTCAAGGTGATCGATACAGGTCCGATCACCAATCACGTGAACATCGTCCATAACGCCAACGGCACGTTCGCCTATGTGACGGTCGGCGGATTGAATCAGGTGAAGGTGTTCCGCACCGATGACTTCTCGCAGGTCGCGACTATTGATGTCGGTAAGCTGCCGCACGGCATCTGGCCATCGGGCGATGGCACCCGTGTCTACGTTGGACTGGAAAACGCCGACGCCATGGCTGCAATCGATACGCTGACGAACAAGGTCATCGCGACCGTTCCAATCGGACAGGCGCCGCAAGCGGTTGCATACGTGCCTGACGCGGTGCCTGAAGGCGATGGTACGCAGAATACGCAACCGCTCGGGCTTGCAGGCGAAACCGCGCACTTGAACATGGTGGCGGTGGGTGGTGGCAATGCAAGCGGTGGTGCGCCAACCAGCGTTGCACTCTTCGACCAGGGCCTGCTGCAAGTGTTGCAGGCGTCGGCGACGGGCCTGGAGCCCAAGTCGCCCTACGTGCTGGGACTCTCCGATAACCCCGATGGCAGCGGCAAGATCGAATCGCTTGCGAAGTTCATGACGAATCCAGCGGGGTCTGCGATCGTCAACGCTATTGGCCAGATCAGGCAAGTGGTCGTGCCTGGCGCCAACACCGCCAGCGACAAACGGCGTTATCTGGTGATCGCCCCGCAGACCTCGGGCGTGCCGGGAGCAGCGGTGCAAGTGCAGGCCCTTTAAGCGATACCTGTTGGACGACACGCACGCGTTAAGCCGCCGAAAGCCGAAGCTTCCAGCGGCCTTTTCATAAGCCTCGTCTATGTCTTAAACGCTTGCAGTCTCGCAATCCGTCAGCATGATGAAAGCGCGTGCTTCGTGCTTCGTGCTTCGAGAATCGCGAACAAATTTTCGAGATCGCAGGAATAAAGACAGCGAAGAATAGGTTAGCCCTTGTACCAACCGCATGAAACAAGGTTGGGATACCTCAATCAACCGGAGTAGAGAAAATGAAGAAACTTGCCCTCGTTGCTGTGTCCGCCGCTGTCCTCGTTTCATCGACCGCTTTCGCCCAGGGACTCACGCGCGCCGAAGTGCGCCAGCAGCTTGTCGAAGCGCAACAAAATGGTTCGGAGTACGTGACGGATGCGTCGTATCCGGACGTCAGCCCCGGCTTTCAAAGTCAGTTTGCCAATCGTCAGGAAAGCGCTGCCGCGTACGGCGGTGTTGCGTCCGGCTCCAGCGTGAGCGCACCGCGCATGCCTGTGACGGGATCGCAAGGACGTGATGCGTGTGTCGGCCCGGTCAGCTTCTGCAATATCTATGCGGGTTCGTAATTCGCAGTTCCTCGTTGATCAAAGGCACGACGCAGGGCGCTCACTCGGTTAAGCGAATGCAGACATGAAAAACAATCAATCGCATTCGCCTGAGCGAACGTCGAGCGAGCAGTAAATGACTAATTACACGGCATTCCTTATTCGAGCGCCGCTGCCGGCCCGAAAAATTCATGACGGGTCTGCGTTTCCGGCACGCCCAGCGCCTTCAACGTCCGTTTCATCGCTTTCATGAACGGTAGCGGTCCAAGGAAATAAGCGTCTACATCACGTGTTTCCGGCAGCCATTTTGCGAGTCGCGCTTCATCGAGATAACCTGTGCCATGGGCCGGCGCATCCCCATTACGCGATTCGGAATAGCAATAAAAACGCTTCAATCGCGGATGCTTTTCCGCCTGTGCATCGACGAAATCACGGAACGCATGAACACCGCTATTGCGTGCAGCGTGAATGAAATAAACGGGGCGCTCGGTTTCAAGCGCGGCTTCGAGCATTGCAAGCGCGGGTGTGATGCCAACGCCGCCCGTGATCAGCACGAGCGGTTTGTCAGTGTGCTTCAGCTTGAAGTCACCCGCGGGCGCAAGCAGTTCGATGGTGTCATTCTCCTTGAGATTTTCGTGCAGATGCTTCGATACCCGGCCGTTAGGCTCGCGCTTCACGCTGATGCGATATTCGCGGGCGTTTGCCGCTGCCGATAATGAATAATTGCGGCGCACTTCTTCGCCGTCGAGAACGAGTCGCACGCCAATGTATTGGCCTGGCTGGAAGGCGAGCAGTTCTCCGCCGTCATCCGGGCGCAAATAGAACGATGTGATTTCGTCGCTTTCCACAACCTTGTGCGCGACGCGGAACAAGCGCGTCCCGCGCCAGCCTCCCGGCGTGTTTTCACGCTCGACGTACATCGATTCCTCAAGACCGATCAACAGATTCGCGAGTTGGCCGTAAGCGGCAGCCCATGCTTCGATCACGGCATCGGTGGCGATCTCTGCGCCGAGTACTTCACGAATGGATCGAAGCAGACAAGAGCCAACCAGCGGATAGTGCTCGGGCAGGATGTCGAGCGCGACGTGTTTATTCACGATCTGCGAAACCAGATCGCCGAGTTGTTCGAGCTGATCGATGTGCTTGGCGTACATCAGCACGCCGTTGGCCAGTGCGCGCGGTTGCGCGCCGCTCGCCTGATGCGCCTGGTTGAAATACGGACGCACTTCCGGGTGCTCGTTCATCAGGAGCCCGTAAAAGTGTGTGGCCAGCGCCTCGCCGCCGGTTTCAAGAAGCGGGACGGTCGCCTTGACGATGGCACGGTGTTCTGCAGAAAGCATGGCGGAATTCCTTTTTTGGTGGATTGGGCGGCACAAATCAGGCAGTGCTATGCCTCTTTATCCAAGTTTCATGCCACACTTGCACCCTATTGAAATCAATGGCTTGCGAAACTGGATGGTTAGAAAGACTCTTGTCAAAAAGACTCTGGATGAAGTCAATATGACCCCGCGGCTCCTGCTCGATGCGCTGGTGCCGCTGATGCAGGATCTGTCGCGCGATCTCTCCGATGCCGAGCGTTATAGGCGCCTGCTGCAGACCATGCGCACGCTGTTCCCCGCCGATGCCGCCGCTTTATTGCGGCTGGAAGGTGACACGCTGGTGCCGCTGGCGACTGAAGGGCTGAGCATGGATACGCTCGGACGCCGCTTTCGTGTCGCGGAACATCCGCGCTTTGTGCAACTGCTCGCCAACACCGGGCCTACGCGGTTCGCGTCGGATTCCGATCTTCCCGATCCTTACGACGGACTCGTCCAGGCGGTATCGGGTCATCTCGAAGTGCACGATTGCCTTGGGTGTCCGCTCGTGATCAACGGGCAACCGTGGGGCCTGCTTACGCTCGATGCGCTCGATCCGGCGCGCTTCGACAGCATCGACATGTCGTCGCTCAGCGCTTTTCTGAGCCTTGCGGCCGCGACAGTCAGTGTGGTGGAACGCATCGATACATTGGCCAGGACCAGCGAGGAAGAACGCCGGCGTGCTGAGGCGTACAGGCAAGCGCACGGCCAGAGCCGTCGCACGATGATCGGCAACAGCAAGTCGCACAAGCGCATGATCCAGGAGATCGGCATCGTGGCCGGAAGCGACCTGACCGTGCTGATCACCGGCGAGACCGGCGTTGGCAAGGAGCTCGTTGCGAATGCGATTCACGCGGCGTCCCCGCGGGCGAACAAACCGCTGATCAGCCTGAATTGCGCGGCGCTACCCGATACGCTGGTCGAGAGCGAATTATTTGGCCATGTACGCGGCGCGTTTTCGGGCGCGTCTGCGGACCGGCGCGGCAAGTTCGAACTCGCCGATGGCGGGACGCTCTTCCTCGACGAAGTCGGCGAACTCTCACTGAGCGTGCAGGCAAAGCTGTTGCGTGTCCTCCAGAACGGCCAGCTTCAGCGCATAGGTTCGGATCGCGACCATACGGTGGATGTCCGCGTGATTGCCGCGACCAATCGCGACCTCGTGGAAGAGGTGAGAGCGGGGCGGCTCAGAGCGGATTTTTATCATCGGCTCAGTGTGTATCCGCTGCGGGTGCCACCGTTGCGCGAGCGTGGCCGCGA containing:
- a CDS encoding c-type cytochrome, translating into MMIKQLVSAIALTFSLPMLAHAAAPTDDPLVARGAYLAKAGDCVACHSAPKGKPFAGGLPMTTPMGKIYTTNITPDPQTGIGNWTEEDFDKAVRQGVSKDGHNLYPAMPYPSYTKVRDDDVKALYAYFMKGVAPVNQANRAPDIPFPLNMRWPLKFWNMVFLDKGVYRDKDGKDVAWNRGAYLIQGLGHCGSCHTPRGIAFQEKALDESGGAWLTGGVLDGWFASNLTGEHNVGLGRWSDADLTQFLKTGANAHATAFGSMTDVINHSTQGMNDQDLAAMSTYLKSLPPAGGTNATAYAYDAKATTALLAHPANDAGAKVYTAYCMHCHGVDGKAFAPLLAPLAGNPNLMEKDASSLINVTLNGTQDLVIQGIPAAYPMPRYAPVLSDQQIADVLTFIRAGWNNGAPAVAPADVAKLRKSTQAAQ
- the kynU gene encoding kynureninase; translation: MNHRDDAAALDHNDPLAALREQFALHDGVIYLDGNSLGVPPKAAASRAAEIIANEWGNGLIRSWNTAGWFALPKRLGNQLAPLIGAAQDEVVVTDTISSNLFKVLSAALRVANERDPMRRVIVSERSNFPTDLYIAQGLIEQLDRGYELRLVDHASEIPGAIDENTALAMITHVNYRTGAMHDMAALTRIIQDKGALAVWDLAHSAGAVPVDLNGANADYAVGCTYKYLNGGPGSPGFIWVPKRLQDAFSQPLSGWWGHRKPFDMVPEYRPDNGIGRFLCGTQPIISMGLVECGLDVFAQTSMAALRRKSLALSDLFIDLVETRCSKFPLQLVTPRTHAERGSQASFEHPHGYEVMQALIARNVIGDYREPRILRFGFTPLYTQYVDVWDAVETLRDVLETEAWRAPEYAERGAVT
- a CDS encoding xanthine dehydrogenase family protein molybdopterin-binding subunit, giving the protein MSRGLLEAQNRRAPAGVNRRMFLKLGVSVGAAMGGGLMLGFSLPAASQGEAPKGKSVIGGDANEAPQSGVFEPNAFIQIDATGKVTLVIPKVEMGQGIYTSIPMLIAEELEVPLDSVVIDHAPPNEKLFTDPLLGGQLTGGSTSIRYAWKPMRQAGATARVLLISAAAQQWQVEPATCHAERGEVVHAATSRRIGYGQLVDAASKLPPPQNVTLKDPKDFKIIGTAQKRLDSPEKVDGTAVFGLDVRLPGMVYAAIVNSPVFGGTLVSVDDTNAKKIPGVRQVIRFDNGVAVIGDHTWAAKRGAAALDLKWNEGRGADFSTAKVVQQLADASKKDGAVARKDGDTKKGFSDAKTRVDAVYQQPFLAHATMEPVNCTVSVRADGCDIWVGTQVPTRAVDTAMKITGLSADKITVHNHLLGGGFGRRLETDFIEQALKIGKQVGTPVKVTYTREEDVQHDMYRPYYYDVISAGLDANGKPIAWQHRIVGSSVMARFAPPAFKNGLDPDAVEVSADLPYDLPNQFIDYVRQEPMDIPTAFWRGVGPTRGTFVVESFMDELAAQAKVDPVKYRHDLLGKTPRAQNVLDVAAQKAGWGTASPKGQGRGVSVMHAFGSFFGMVVDVTVDGDGEVAVNRVVCAVDCGMVVNPNTVEAQIQGGIIFGITAALYSEITIKDGRVEQANFTDYRMLRIDQTPPIEVHIVKSSEAPGGIGEPGTAALAPALTNAIYAATGKRLRQLPVGRQLLSA
- a CDS encoding (2Fe-2S)-binding protein, whose protein sequence is MTTLSINGDSHTVDAPPDMPLLWVLRDLVGLTGTKFGCGIAQCGACTVHLDGVAVRSCVLPIAAVGNRKVTTIEAVSATPAGKKVQDAWVALDVVQCGYCQSGQVMSAASLIASNPDPSDAEIDAAMAGNICRCGTYNRIRAAVKHAAKGA
- the msrA gene encoding peptide-methionine (S)-S-oxide reductase MsrA; the protein is MNVPKQKTLATLRSRGAGLLSAISLGATVLFLSMHVAHSSEAAVVLAPPAVDEPVGATHQETAVLAGGCFWGVQGVFQHVNGVTKVVSGYAGGQASTAQYETVSGGQTGHAESVQITYDPTKVTYGQLLQIYFSVAHDPTELNRQGPDSGTQYRSAIFPANDMQKQVAQTYIAQLNKAHAFPAPIVTRTDGLKGFYPAESYHQNYLTLHPDAPYIAINDLPKVENLKRLYPTYYRDQPVLLKVASE
- a CDS encoding ArgE/DapE family deacylase gives rise to the protein MTHSALAATLMARVDSQFDLEVAFLSALVQKPSDNPPGDCADHAEMAAKWLEQMGFKVERHAVPANDVHRNGMISATNLVIRHRFGAGPVIALNAHGDVVPPGDGWTAEPYGAEIRDGFMYGRGAAVSKSDFATYAFALKALIDSGAALAGTIELHLTYDEETGGLIGPGWLLKQGIVKPDYAICAGFSYAITTAHNGAIHLEVTVRGKSAHAARPDTGHDALEAATAVLNALYAHRAQLRDIRSNTPGIEHPTLVVGLIKGGINTNVVPDKVTLRLDRRVVPEENTQDVLRELKSVILASAKDLPGIDVDIEEVLVTSPLRSLDGAEHLSQALQRAARVTLQRDIPTEGVPLYTDARLYCEAGVPTVIYGAGPRTLLEANGHRADERVALDDLKIATKTIAIALGDLLYPGQESLSSN